Within the Bernardetia sp. genome, the region ACTTCTGATGAAAATGCTCCATTACAACAAGAAGAGGGAGCTAAAGAACCCAAAAAGAAAAAAGCTAAAAAGAAAGTTTCATTAGAAACGATGTCTGTAACAGAACTAGAAGCTGAAATGGAAAAGGCAGTCGCAGATGAAGATTATGAAAAAGCTGCCAAAATCAGAGATGAAATGAATAAAAGAAACTAAGAGAGTGAAAAACTCGTACGTAATTCTGTGAGCAATCTAGCCAAAAAATGAGCTTAGATTGCTTTTTTATTTTCTATACTTATTTTCTATTTTAGACGAACGAACTATAAATAACTGGACTTACACAGATTAGTGTCCTGTGAGCCACAGGACACGGTTTCAAGTTTTATAAGCCCTGCTCTGTGACACACAGAGTAGCATATTGCGTAAGTCCAGTAAATAAATAATCTATACCAAGATATGAAAACCACAACTTACCTCATCATTTTACTTTTTTTATTTGGAGGTTATAAAAAAGTATTTTCTCAAAGTAACTCATCTTTGAATGGCGAAAGTATTAATCGTTTAGAAAGTAAGTTAGAAGAATATCAAAAGAAAAAAAAATGGTCAGAATATCTCAATATTCATGCTGAAGTAGTGCGTTTTTACACTCAAAATGGAAATATTGAAAGAGCAAGAAAGTTATTATCAAAAATAGAGGAAATACCAGCTACAACCTATCAACAAAACCCTGTTTTGTTGGTAAAAGCCATGCACACAAAAGGAGAGTTTGCTCTCTATGAGGGAGATGTTAGCAAAGCATTAGAAGAGTTTGAAAAGGCATACAACACATCTAAAAATATAAAAAATATTCCCCCACAGCTACACTTAGAACTACATAAAAGTATGAGTATTGCTCTTTGGCAGTCTGGCAACCTAACTAACGCACGTTCGTTTGCTGAACAATCGGTGTTGATTGCACAAAACAAAATAGGAGAAGATACAGAAGAAGTCGCAGATGCTTACAATAATTTTGGTCTGATTCTTACAGAGCAGTTGCCAGAAAATGCAAAGATGTATTATCAGATGAGTCAAAATATTTATGAAAAACTTCAAACGCAAGATAAAGAAAACTCAAAGCTAAATAGCAAGCTCGCCTATACACAAATCAACTTAGGTATTATTTTGAGAAGACAAAAAAACTATATTTTGGCAGAAAGTTTTTTCAAAAAGGCTCTAAACTCTTTCGAAACCTCTCACAATGAATTAGCTAAAGCATTTGTGTTGAATAACTTAGGGCAAAACTCTTTTCTTCAAAATTACTTTGAGCAAGCCGAAGATTATGAAAAACAAGCCTTAAAAATTTATCAAGATAACTATGGTAAAAAACACCCAGATATTGCAACAGTCTATAATCAACTAGGAACAATCTATGAAGCAAAGCAAAAATTTTCAAAAGCATTAGATTTTTATCAGAAGGCAATGCAAGCCAATTCTATGAAATTTGAGGCTAAAAAAATAGAAGCAAATCCACTACCTACCGACTACATCAATGCTGATATTTTGTTACTCTCTCTATCTTTAAAAGCTCGTACATTGGAAAGAAAATACAATGAAAAAACACTTTTATTGAATGATTTGAAAGATGGAATTGAGGCTTTATTGGTAGCAGATGCACTTATTTCTACTATTCGTAATCAGAGAACCAACAAACAAGACAAAATTGCATTAGGAAATCGTGCCACAGAAATTTATGAAACAGGATTAAGAATGGCATATACGATTAGTGAATTTCCATTTCAAAAAAAGTATAAAGAGCAGGCATTTTATTTTGCAGAAAGAAACAAGGCTTCTGTGCTGTTAGCTGCTATTGCTGATACGAAAGCCAAACATTTTGCAGGTATTC harbors:
- a CDS encoding CHAT domain-containing protein, which produces MKTTTYLIILLFLFGGYKKVFSQSNSSLNGESINRLESKLEEYQKKKKWSEYLNIHAEVVRFYTQNGNIERARKLLSKIEEIPATTYQQNPVLLVKAMHTKGEFALYEGDVSKALEEFEKAYNTSKNIKNIPPQLHLELHKSMSIALWQSGNLTNARSFAEQSVLIAQNKIGEDTEEVADAYNNFGLILTEQLPENAKMYYQMSQNIYEKLQTQDKENSKLNSKLAYTQINLGIILRRQKNYILAESFFKKALNSFETSHNELAKAFVLNNLGQNSFLQNYFEQAEDYEKQALKIYQDNYGKKHPDIATVYNQLGTIYEAKQKFSKALDFYQKAMQANSMKFEAKKIEANPLPTDYINADILLLSLSLKARTLERKYNEKTLLLNDLKDGIEALLVADALISTIRNQRTNKQDKIALGNRATEIYETGLRMAYTISEFPFQKKYKEQAFYFAERNKASVLLAAIADTKAKHFAGIPDSLLEKEKDIQTQIAYFDRQIQSYPITDENTQDSILLYLRSELINHQNQAKELTHLLEKQYPNYFALKYNTQIADVTKIQAKLDEKTALLLYSQTQSDTENSQIYTFLIAKDKLEINTTTTKSLENDMVYLRNSIEYQSYDDFVEASSLLSEQLLFFDIPSSIDKIVIVPDGNMGKIPFEALFTEKINEKSEFLEKENYSKLPFLIKKQKISYSYSATLFVEENQTKEIKESSVFLFAPINFQDSSLPNLQGTAQEVKQINSIFEAKQLSSSLYMYKEADKAILFSDQLKNYRFIHLATHGKVNEENPDLSQIFLSNADGSTGSLYASDIYSLQVNAEMVMMSACETGLGKTSKGEGIVGLTRAWFYAGADNLTVSLWQVSDEATNKLATNFYENNLENINLKSQKVDYSTSLQKAKLSLLKSEDFSAPYYWAAFILIGK